Below is a genomic region from Deinococcus koreensis.
ACGACTCCTTACAGCTCAAGAAACGGCCCGCCAAATGCGGGTCAACAGGAATACAAACACGGGGTAGACAGATTTGGCCGTCAGGCTTGGAATGCGATGTCGCACAGCATAGCGGCTGTATCCAAGTGGAGCAAGCGTTCCTCAAGGCCGCTTCAACTTTTGCTCATCTGCGTTTGTGAGCGACTGGAACACGAAGCATGTAGTTCGGGTATAGGGCCCTGCAGTTCTAAGTGCCAGCTTACTGAGTGTCACCTGAGAAGGGCGACGGGAACCATTCACACGAAAGCCTACCCCTACGCGTACCCTGAACCCATGCGTCGCCTCCTGCTTCCCCTGATCCTGTCCGCGCTCTCGCTGGCCGCCTGCGCGCGCCAGGACGTCAAGGAGCCGGCCGATTACCCGCTCAGCGGCACCATCTCGGGCACCTGGGGCAGTGCGCCTCGCCTGCGGCTGGCGCTGGTGGGAACCGGGGTTCCGGTGGCGGTGAGCACCAACAGCGCGATTCCGCAGAACGTGGTGAGCGCGGGCGCGGGCAGCTGGACGTTCGGCTTCGATCTGCCCAGCCCGCCCCTGCCGAACGTGGCCGGGGTCTATCAGGTCGTGGCCTTCGACGACGCCAACAACGACGCGAACCTGAATCTGGGCGAGCCCTTCGCCCGCAACCGGCAGTGGCTGGTCTACAGCCCGCTGGGCGGCAGCTTCGCGGCCATCACCATTCCGGAATTCATGCCTGGAGAGAGCAGTGACCTGCTGCCCGCGATGACCGTCTCGGCGGGCTGGAACCTCCTCGACCGCGGCCAGCCCCTGGGCGCCGCCAACCCCCGCCCGGTCACGAAGGTCACCGGCTACACCATCAGCCGCTGAGGCCGGGTGCCACCCCGGCGGGTGGATGAGGACATGCTGGGCAGACGCTGAAGCCGGCTGAACCGGGAAACGTCGCCCCTGACGCGGTCGGCTCCGGTCAGGCCCGCTAGCCTCTGGGCATGAGACCCCTCGCCCTGCTGCCGCTCCTGCTGCTCGGTCAGGTCGGCGCCCAGCCGGCCGACCTGCCGGTGAAGGTGGACGCCGCGCAGATGAGCATCGCGGCCGCCCGCCAGCAGACGTACCCCTGCAGCGTCCTCACGGTGCGGCAGACCCTGCGCGCGGGCGTGAACTACTCGCGCCAGGTCGTGTCGTACCAGTCGGGCGGCCTGCGGATCGACGCCCTGCTCACGGTGCCCAGCGGCAGGGCGCCCAAGGGGGGCTGGCCGGCCATCGTGTTCAACCACGGCTACGTGCCCCCGCAGCAGTACCGCACCACCGAGCGCTACGTGGCCTACCAGGACGCCTTCGCGCGGGCGGGCTTCGTCACGCTCAAGAGTGACTACCGTGGGCATGGCCGTTCGCAGGGGGAGGCGCTGGGCGGCTACTTCAGCCCCGGCTACACCACCGACGTCATGAACGCGCTGGGCAGTCTCAAGCAGGACGGG
It encodes:
- a CDS encoding alpha/beta hydrolase family protein, giving the protein MRPLALLPLLLLGQVGAQPADLPVKVDAAQMSIAAARQQTYPCSVLTVRQTLRAGVNYSRQVVSYQSGGLRIDALLTVPSGRAPKGGWPAIVFNHGYVPPQQYRTTERYVAYQDAFARAGFVTLKSDYRGHGRSQGEALGGYFSPGYTTDVMNALGSLKQDGRVNPARIGMWGHSMGGFLSLRAMVIDRSVKAGVIWGGVVGDYDQMMTGWNNRPPASIPQRVLNLRRAAVAKYGTPKANPKFWNSLSANAFLRDLGGPLQLHIGSADEEVPVAFHTALAAQLRAAGQPVQSYVYPGDNHNLSRNLGTALSRSVAFFKAHL